The Spinacia oleracea cultivar Varoflay chromosome 2, BTI_SOV_V1, whole genome shotgun sequence DNA segment gcaaatgacttatttttttaaaaaaaaatattcgttttttaatatattagttggaaattccgacatgatcgtctttgaaattagacgcttcattcccaataccgggaatacatttataattaatacctgtcactaaagtttacaacgtaattaacgttcccaataaaaggcaattaaattcgtcatagatcgatcaaccaacatgttacaacaaacataaaattattacaacaaaggtacgtagctagctagagatcaagttcatattacaaattaagctaaaaattcgacattgttcatgaagtaatctgcccaaaaatctttcacctcattaatctcctccggtgaatagggcaatgttcttgaaaaatcctaaaaaagtgtaaataattcaatttatcaacgattgatcaatataatagttttgtgtacttcaatttattatataaagtacgtagtttatgagaacataccttagtaagatcttgactattaccatgattcattattatgtcgtacataaaacgcatgacgtagtagccacaatctagtgatcccggttgttgagcacactaaatgcattaaaataaataacacaagtaaaatttctatcacattgtatgttataattttgaaaaacttatttcttaggtaaataataaactaattatatatatatatatacctgtgctggaatccatgttaatttagttcccttagattgtccacctagtctcttgtaactccgaaaagcactacacattcgataaaatatgcaattatatatactttgtttacacatgtaaatgcaaagaatattttacatgtaagtgcaattatatactttatttacacatgtaaatgcaattatatacgtagtagtcacatttaaggctaattgggtcgttctaggtcatttttaggcaaaaatgatgttttcgaacccaactttgaaccaaagaacctaaggaatgttttcaaacttattacacgtctcatatgcatagttataactttctaaggccctttacaatctattatttcacatttaaggctatttgggtcgtcctaggtcatttttaggcaaaaatgatgttttcgaacccaactttgaaccaaagaacctaaggaatgttttcaaacttattacacgtctcatatgcatagttataactttctaaggccctttacaatctattatttcacattcaaggctatttgggtcgtcctgggtcatttttaggcaaaaatgatgttttcgaacccaactttgaaccaaagaacctaaggaatgttttcaaacttattacacgtctcatatgcatagatataactttctaaggccctttacaatctattatttcacatttaaggctaattgggtcgtcctaggtcatttttaggcaaaaatgatgttttcgaacccaactttgaaccaaagaacctaaggaatgttttcaaacttattacacgtctcatatgcatagttataactttctaaggccctttacaatctattatttcacatttaaggctatttgggtcgtcctaggtcatttttaggcaaaaatgatattttcgaacccaactttgaaccaaagaacctaaggaatgttttcaaacttattacacgtctcatatgcatagttataactttctaaggccctttacaatctattatttcacattcaaggctatttgggtcgtcctaggtcatttttaggcaaaaatgatgttttcgaacccaactttgaaccaaagaacctaaggaatgttttcaaacttattacacgtctcatatgcatagttataactttctaaggccctttacaatctattatttcacattcaaggctatttgggtcgtcctaggtcatttttaggcaaaaatgatgttttcgaacccaactttgaaccaaagaacctaaggaatgttttcaaacttattacacgtctcatatgcatagttataactttctaaggccctttacaatctattatttcacatttaaggctaattgggtcgttctaggtcatttttaggcaaaaatgatgttttcgaacccaactttgaaccaaagaacctaaggaatgttttcaaacttattacacgtatcatatgcatagttataactttctaaggccctttacaatctattatttcacatttaaggctatttgggtcgtcctaggtcatttttaggcaaaaatgatgttttcgaacccaactttgaaccaaagaacctaaggaatgttttcaaacttattacacgtctcatatgcatagttataactttctaaggccctttacaatctattatttcacattcaaggctatttgggtcgtcctaggtcatttttaggcaaaaatgatgttttcgaacccaactttgaaccaaagaacctaaggaatgttttcaaacttattacacgtctcatatgcatagatataactttctaaggccctttacaatctattatttcacatttaaggctaattgggtcgtcctaggtcatttttaggcaaaaatgatgttttcgaacccaactttgaaccaaagaacctaaggaatgttttcaaacttattacacgtctcatatgcatagttataactttctaaggccctttacaatctattatttcacatttaaggctatttgggtcgtcctaggtcatttttaggcaaaaatgatattttcgaacccaactttgaaccaaagaacctaaggaatgttttcaaacttattacacgtctcatatgcatagttataactttctaaggccctttacaatctattatttcacattcaaggttatttgggtcgtcctaggtcatttttaggcaaaaatgatgttttcgaacccaactttgaaccaaagaacctaaggaatgttttcaaacttattacacgtctcatatgcatagttataactttctaaggccctttacaatctattatttcacattcaaggctatttgggtcgtcctaggtcatttttaggcaaaaatgatgttttcgaacccaactttgaaccaaagaacctaaggaatgttttcaaacttattacacgtctcatatgcatagttataactttctaaggccctttacaatctattatttcacatttaaggctaattgggtcgttctaggtcatttttaggcaaaaatgatgttttcgaacccaactttgaaccaaagaacctaaggaatgttttcaaacttattacacgtctcatatgcatagttataactttctaaggccctttacaatctattatttcacattcaaggctatttgggtcgtcctaggtcatttttaggcaaaaatgatgttttcgaacccaactttgaactaaagaaccttaggcaaaaatttaggcaaaaatggcattttcatatgcatactttacttacttgtttagtggctccttaatcatcaaatttctcttcttctgttgagaatcaaatatgtagacctcacgtttagacaagcaaagaactaaaagcatccagtgactcctacatacaaacaataaacgtatgtagttagaaaaaaaaaaagttaaatttataacaatcaattaaaaacgaagttcaaagtaattttcatacttttcgtagtatggacataagatgaatgtcttagaactaagtgcactcatggacctcgtcatgtacaatagaattcgatctgcatcggactttaacacggggacgggagcttctttgtacgcgggctcaaaatcatcaacgctcactttcacgttatcggacgtgacgtcgttgtggtgatcaaggagcaactctggacatatggtaccataggcaacaaagactttctccgagcctatgttcaggtatagatggcacgggacaggttccttattatttattttgaacaataacgcaaatacaatgtaacatgttagaaaagttcaatagaattaactagaaacaaattacttgaaaaacacaaattatcataccgtaatgtcggcaaatggatctaaacccccggaacgacaactactatgaacatttgcgtctatcctcatatggcttggtatttggacaccaagttctttagcaaatgtgataaatttctccatgaccatggcatccatcttggagttcatctcttgtattgtctcatctttgacccttttggtcactcttgcttccatttcctccatctccgcatctccataccgtcgaaagctacgccgctctccggtcccccacacagctttgatgcctactccaccaccaaatgttagtggtctcccttctttagtcttaccaagtgcacgagataagacatcatctcgtgcacttttgggaacaaattccccttcatcttgtttccttttccattcatcctacatgaaatcaaatggttttgagaaaagttcaacACTTGGTTTCATAGTTAAGAACAGatatgaaattagaggaatcacaacattacgcaaaattgttaaatgaacttacaatattttctttgaccttttgtgtgccctgatccggcaagtaaggatttcctttctcatctggtaccgatcttgcaagaagccataaacatgtcctactcggcaaacttgaagaaattgtagacgcagaggaaccttcagatgacgaagaaactgagggaatgtacccttttctctgccattcacttgtcatttcagcatatgatttctgtcccatatgatgaggatatatgttgaaagattgactttgtcttgctttctcacttatttcctaattttaggggggtaaaagaaattattacaacaaaataaaacttagattataacaagactttaaataagaataatttttatacctcagcttcttcggaggtacgtatcttcacaaattccttccatatatccttagttatataactatacaaatcatatggcatcttttcatcttttggccTTTTTCTTGTACCCCGGATCCAACCAGTCGTcaatcttgatttgaattccctccaacgcttatcacaactctttaagacaacttctttcttagtttcatctgtgatatgaaattctctctaaatgaaagaaaaagaaaaggaacaagaaagtcttttagcacatgaaaaagacacgtagatatgtacaactgaatttccaaaataaaaccggttaccttgacgtcttcccacaaagtgtcttttattccttgtgaaacatcttcccaggttctgatcaatattgaaacctttgcgcgacttatctcgccaatgtgattcttgtaatccgttgcccatttccctgtgggtcggtccaagtgatcccattcaattattcttggaaccccgggcatggattttattccttttgtagggcctcttggctttttttttttgcttttggggcacttgatttggtgatttgttagaaggacctgaatttgcgtgttgatcttcatccatgcctgacgctactgcattggaaaatcatcaaaattacataccttcaaaagcaggattttaaaataaaaataaagaactgaccagttctgtgcactgatctgcacagctcagatcagaactgtgcagatcagtgcacagaactgatcagagctgaccagttctgtgcactgatctgcacagctcagatcagaactgtgcagatcagtgcacagaactgatcagaactgaccagttctgtgcactgatctgcacagcttagatcagaactgtgcagatcagaactgtgcagatcagtgcacagaactgatcagaactgaccagttctgtgcactgatctgcacagctcagatcagaactgtgcagatcagtgcacagaaactgaccagtgcacagaactgatcagctctgatcagttctgtgcactgatctgcacagctcagatcagaactgtgcagatcagtgcacagaactgatcagagcttTGCAACATTTTGGAACAGATCGAAACCCATGAAAGACACCATCAATCATGCATGCTGTCATTATTTCGATTCTAACCCATAAAATGACGTtttcctaggtcatttttaggcaaaaatgacattttcgaacccaactttgaaccaaacaacctaaggaatgttttcaaacttattacatgtctcatatgcatagttataactttctaagcctcgtactaatctattattccacatttaagggtaattgggtcgttatagtacatatttaggcaaaaatgacattttcgaacccaactttgaaccaaacaacctaaggaatgttttcaaacttattacatgtctcatatgcatagttataactttctaagcctcgtactaatctattattccacatttaagggtaattgggtcgttatagtacatatttaggcaaaaatgacattttcgaacccaactttgaaccaaacaacctaaggaatgttttcaaacttattacatgtctcatatgcatagttataactttctaagcctcgtactaatctattattccacatttaagggtaattggg contains these protein-coding regions:
- the LOC130466862 gene encoding uncharacterized protein; translated protein: MKINTQIQVLLTNHQIKCPKSKKKKPRGPTKGIKSMPGVPRIIEWDHLDRPTGKWATDYKNHIGEISRAKVSILIRTWEDVSQGIKDTLWEDVKREFHITDETKKEVVLKSCDKRWREFKSRLTTGWIRGTRKRPKDEKMPYDLYSYITKDIWKEFVKIRTSEEAEEISEKARQSQSFNIYPHHMGQKSYAEMTSEWQRKGYIPSVSSSSEGSSASTISSSLPSRTCLWLLARSVPDEKGNPYLPDQGTQKVKENIDEWKRKQDEGEFVPKSARDDVLSRALGKTKEGRPLTFGGGVGIKAVWGTGERRSFRRYGDAEMEEMEARVTKRVKDETIQEMNSKMDAMVMEKFITFAKELGVQIPSHMRIDANVHSSCRSGGLDPFADITV